ATCTAAACCAGTGAAACTGAGAGCATGAGAGCAAGCTTGTAGCAAGAtgtttgtaaatattttgtTCCTCTTTTCTTCtatcttgttttttaaataaaattgattcATGCAGGAATATAATTTTGTCATTTAACTATGTGACACATACATTATTAATTCCCAAAACACAGTATTACTAAACAAACATTTCTATATTATTTCCTGCGACAAAAGTGAGGCTTttctgagtttttttttacctcactTTCCAGCTGTCCTTCACTGTCTCTGTGTGGAGCCTCATATGCATCCATCTGCTGGCGGGAGACTTTAGCCAGTCTCTCAGCAAGCTCTCTCCAGCGACCTGCAACCTCCACGGCTGTGGTCAACAGTACAAAGTCCATGGTCAGTCGTGCAACCAGGCCTTGACAGTCCATCTTCAGAAGTGCCTGAATTACAGATAAAGCAAACCATCTGTTTATTATCACACAGAGGACAGCAGAACATGTCTGGGTCTACTTTTAttccaacccattctcaccaaaaagcgtacaaatgacacgcagtgtcattatcgtgcaatagatacgccaaattccgattttgcgtgcatatgatacgccagtccttcccattcacttatatggcgaatcgtttcgtgacgttttatttattgttttctcatttgttttctgtttttttaccattttcgcttgggtttagggttagaacaactttttgttatataaaaatgacatcctaacccaaaccccaactctaaccccaactccaagtgaccatggcttaaatatagataaaaacatagagaaacctgtatattaaataacctgctcaaacaaatgtgaaatctaaccctaaacccaagcgaaaatggtttaaaaaacagaaaacaaatgagaaaacaataaataaaacgtcacgaaacgattcgccatataagtgaatgggaaggactggcgtatcatatgcacgcaaaatcggaatttggcgtatctattgcacgataatgacactgcgtgtcatttgtacgcatcttggtgagaacgggtaCTTTATTCTGCTTTTTAATTGATTTTTAAGGTAGAAACTAGGTATGCGGTTGGGTGATTtttgcgaaattagacttatgaggggtcatgaaacatttggataaaataagtaaatgtaaagtaagagtatcaaaataagaagcatacagttacaaacatctcttcacgtactattttgcacatgatttcaaatgacatcatacaaaccaattttatttttttccacatttaaggggaataTTTTCATTAACGTAACTGGATTTgagttctttgacatggaaatatttataattaaaacattttaaaaataaaaagctacTGGGCatgttataaacatttacagcaaaGAAACATGTGTTTTTTTGGTGATCATtgataaatgtagagacaaaaataaggaatataaatgtgtccaagaaaaaaattcttatcctccgcaacaatttttaatcattgttaaagccctcaaggaactaacattttcaaaatataaaaaataaataaattagttggaagggacataattgactgtgacactcaaaatggctaccaggtaagcagttcttattttttctttctagaaaaatgttgaaattttgtttgtcatagtacctagacaactttatagttctcattaccgaaacatgagtttataaattcatatatttaatctaatatcatgttgcggtaatgataatttttgatcatgataatctaaaaaatgtaaataattctataggaaatattttttaaatcctctaaaaataatggttaaagTGAGTTAAGACCTTaatattatatgtgcaaaaaataaaattggcttcaatggttttaaaaaaatctgatgctggacaccttttaagtctggatttcgacCTGGTTGATGTGCGAACTCAGTAATGCAGAAATTATCTGATCTTTCAATAGTAATATGTTTATGACAAGTGaagaaatttaatctgtgcaaatATTTAACATAGTAAAGCATTCAAACCAAATCTCAAAGTAAACTACTGCGGTTTGAGTCAATGGTATGTACagtctgaaatatattttgtagtTTGTAAATAAACTTGTGTAGTATTCTTGTTGATGCCTGTCTTCAGGATCCAATACAATTTCTTTGACTATTTCAAAAGTCTCAATGGATAGAGAACAACACAAACTACAACTATGATTGTAAATCATCTCAATGGTTGATAAAGACAAAGCCCTATGACCAGTAAAGATCACAGTGCTTTGATAAATGTGCTGATATGTGGACAGGAAGTGAGATGCATGCTTTAATGAGCACAATATAATGAGAGCAACTCTAGTCCCATTGAATGAGGGAAATGTTAGGGAGGGATATCCGGTTGTTCAGTTGGCATATACTCTCTCTATTATGTGATCTTCCTTTGCCCCAGAGAGTCGGTGtgacatttaggggcggtttcccggacagggtttatatTAATCCAGCACTAGGCCTTAGGAATATATATGTAGTTTTTACAGAAatatcttacaaaaaacaatactggtgtgaatcttttgacaaaacaatggcactgatatattttaagatatgtcagtgcaagatgtttttaaattaaggaagctcaaacatgcattttagtctgggactacaGTAGTAttagccctgtctgggaaaaagCCCCATAAATATTTTGTAGCTAAACGTATTGCTTGATCTCTGTAACTACTTGcacttatttatatatttcaatttttaatctagcatttttatttttttcccttAAAAAGTATGCCTCAGAGCAGCAGACCATACCACTTAAAACAGCAAGGAAAAATTGAAAGAGGAATTTTAGCACGATGTGTatttagcatcacaaaacaATGATTGACgtgtatgcatttgacagacatGTTTATCAAACGCAATGTAAAGTGCATTTAAGCTAAACATTTTCTATCCCGTGTCCTTTGCGCTTGCTACCGCAATTCTCTTTAAGTTGAGCAAcatgaatgtaattttttatttttttaatgtcttgtttgtTCTCTGCCCTTTCACAAGAGTTCGAAAACTGCAGATGTTCAACAtaaattttaacacaaaacagcAGCAAGTGCAGAAAAGCACACATTACACTCCCTAAACCTGCTAATCTCTGATCCAGTTCCATGGCTTGGAATGTTTGGAATGACAGGATGTCTGCTCAGAGGGGGAGGAACACAGGACTGATGCCCCAGAAGACATGCTAAATGACCGACCCCAAACAGAAAAATGAGATGAGGGTGAGCCTTGATTCATTTCTCTTTTATCCAGTTCACATGACAATAATACTTTTAGAAAATGGCTTAAATAAGGACTCTACACATGCATGATTAAGAAGCAATATAAACAAACTGACTATAGGTGATTTCATCGAACACACACGCTTTCTCACGGTTACCTGCCTCCCTAAGTTAACTTCTggtctgtgtttgtttacctgtcaggcaaaaatatttttgcaccttgtctaatttacttaaatgaaatacaacacatttttttgtctcaacctatttttataatgttcaatctgcttaaataaataaaaaacttaatCATTTTATATTGGGACCACATTAATGATTTTTGTTGCTATTACGTACTGGGCCGAGAATCTGTATTTcacagcatgctttgcatgcaactgcctttggagagtaattttttaaattaagtgttattttattaatttttagaGAAAGACTTTCTAGTGTTTAATGTTGGTtaatcttattgatttagaagagtttgtgttatatttttacaaattgtttggttaccatcgtgcagaagGGTGGCGCTTGTGGTTAAGTTGTGGATGTGACGTACGTAGttctttaactgtgttaatgcctgtttgaAGATCAATCTCTTCTCACATGTTCATGCAATGTGTCATTAGCATGCTAACgtgtgcttatgctaattagtattaTATAGAAACTGACAATTGGTTTAACTAGGCTTTTTTGCTTGAATTCAAGGATCTGTAGCTATTATATAAGTTAGTGTAGTAGTTGAtaaactgtcaaaaataaaggtacaaagctgtcactggggcagtaccctttaaaaaaggtccactatttatgtacaaatatgtatctttgaactgccaatatgtacctttgaagtactaatatgcactctttgggtacaaaggtgtacctttttgaaagggtactgtcccagtgacaacttttataactttatttctgagaatttagctatgatttgaaggtaatttacttgtgCTTGTTATCAGAATAATTTACCCTATAGGGAATCTGTTGTATTGATTCTTTGTGGAAGTCTACCGAAAATTAAGTTTGGGCCAAAAAAGCCTGTTTATgtatgttgttgctgctaaaaccgtctataggagCAGTGATTAACTGTGTCTGGGTGCAAGTACATGATCTTATAGTGGGATCAGTGCAGAAAAGCTAACTGTGTGTGAATGTATCACATTGTGTACACACAGACTATGTACATTAGTAGAAGTAAGATAACGCCTTTCATGTGCACCTGCTTCCTAGGGTCTCAACTGTGACCCTGTCACATCAGTCAGGAACCTACAGGCAAACAAAATCTCCTGCCTCCAGACTCTGTCTCTTTATAATTTTGAATAACTCAAACCTTTGATAATGCCTCACATTGGTCAGATTCTAACGGGGAGTAAAACATTCCAGCTTACAATCCTGTAATCACAAAATTTAATGACCAAAACCTCTTTCAGTTTCTTGGAAGGAGATTTCTGGGTGTGGAGAGTTTGGCAGTTAGGACGCTTATTCCATATATTTGATGCTTTTGTTTAGAAGCTAACAATAAGAAAGGAAACATCTGCACAACTTAGATTCTCCATCAGTCTTCCGGCATCTTCAAACACAGGTCTATCGTCACGTTTGAGATGGTCGCAAATGACCGTCAAAGACCCTTCCCTAATTTTAGTCAAGCAAAGTGCATGCATATAAACGCATCTACAAGATGCCTAAAATACAACATTAGAAACATCCTCTTTAGATTCCTGTTGACTGAACGGTTTGTTTACACAGTGTCTCCAGAGGCTGGCAAAGGTGGCAACCAGATAAACCTGAatctaaaaaacacatttctacCCATATTGACCGTATGAGTGAATTAGTGTGTGGTTCTTCAGTACATTTATTAGGCAATTGTTGTATtgataatatgtgaccctgtctgtatcCAGGCTAAAGTAATATAAATTAATTATGAGATCAGGAGAATCGAAGTTTGATTTAAtcttgacatgaccttactcagtcaatatgaaAGAtaacaatgttatattttcacagaatgttcttctgtaatatgaatttatgtagaaaacagtaaataaaaaaatgacttacaggTTTTAAAAATGTGGTTTACATGCAGGGCCACATAAATTGCTGTTTTGACTTTCCCACTTCCAGCGCTCATAAAAAACTACTTTCCTCTCAAATATATGCAGCTGAAAGTGTGTATATTCCAAATCCTGTTACAGCACCACTTTAATTCTCTCAACAGACTGACTGCACTAATGAAACTGTGAGCTATTCATCATACTGACATGTGCTACATGCATGATGAATATTGCTACATAAGCATCAATGCAAAACTTGTAAAAAGATTTATATTGTTGTTTAAAGAAATTTTGTTATGGACTTCTTTAAACATGTTGACTTAAaaggttaaaggaatattcaattttcttaaaagaaaaatccagataatttactcaccaccatgtcatccaaaatgttgatgtctttctttgttcagtcgaaaagaaattatgttttttgaggaaaacattgcaggatttttctcattttaatggactttaatagagcccaacatttaatacttaactcaacacttaacagtttttttcaacgtagtttcaaaggactataaatgagCCCAAGcgaagcataagggtcttatctagcgaaaatatccacttttaaaccacaacttctcgtctcatttcgctagataagacccttgttgagttaagtattaaatattgggctctattaaagtccattaaaatgagaaaaattctgcaatgttttcctcaaaaaacataatttcttctcgactgaacaaagaaagacatcaacattttggatgacatggtggtaagtaaattatctacatttttcttttaagaaaatggaatattcctttaacacaaaTACCATTGCCGCATATAAATCAATATGGACATTGGGAGTTCAAAAACTTAACAAGCCCAGTCAAGAGGAGTAGGACGAAAGCACAAGGAATTATTATTCATGTAGACCAGAGACGATAAGAGAAAAATGTGGGGAAAGTCTGCCAAACATGTTCCTGGCCGTGTATTTTAAAAggccagtatgtacctctaatGTACCACTGTGTACCTTTGACGTACTAATATCAGTTTACTTTTTTAGGTACTGCATGCCCCAGTGACACCTTTTGTACTACAGTATCTTGTACCTTTATTTATGGGCGTATCCTATCCATAAAGGATCCTAATGCTTCAAAATGTCCCACATCATTTCAAGTCATTTAATAAGTTTAGTCCGTCAGCACATTTCAGGGCTGAATGTTTTACGAACCTATAATGCAGGCTTTGCAAAGAGCATGTAATTGATGTATGGGACAGTAATAAACTACTCTGAACACAAAGTATGTCTAATATAACCtctactttatttatatatcctaaagatgctgtcaatACGCACCCTAATTCCCCAGTGCTTTACCTTCATGAGTTCCTTCTGGAAAGACTTCCTCTCCTTGCCCTCAGCTGCATTGCAGTCCTCCTTAAGCCTCTCAAGAACAGAGGCAACTTTCTCTGGCTCGCTGTCTGGTTCTGTCCGGCAGAAATGTGTCAGAGGCAAATTGACGTAGCCCAGGGCATCAGCAAATGCTCTCCAACTCGCGACGTTTTCCATCAGTATTGTCCGAACTGAAGCGTAGATGTAAGTTAAGCACATGCAAGGCTTCAGCATTTGCTCTAAAAGGATTGTTGTGGTAAGATCAGGCCCTTTGCATTGCGGAGGTTTCACTTTTCCCATGATAAGAATGTTTTTTGCATGCACCAACCCAATTCTTCCATGATAGAAGCCAATGTACCAGTCCTTGTTCCATAAATGTCCTTTAAGTTTGATTTTTTCCTCACTCAAAAGTGTTATTATATCTCCTTTAAGATACTCCAGCAAATACTGGCTTTTGGATTGTCTTATAACAGTTTTCAGCAACTTGGCAAATTTCAGGTTTTTGACAAGCCTGTCCTGAAACACAGGGTACTTTGTGGTCACAGCAAGAGGAGACAATACAATTTTGTTGGCTTCCTTTTTCTTCAGGAAACGCCTTTGCACAGAGCTCCCTGTGCTTGTCTTTGGTAGAGGAGGTGGAGTCTGAACACAAAACTGGGCAAGGATACAGTCATTATCATCCTTGACCTGAATTCGCAACGTAAAGTCGGAGATTTCGTCAGAATCACGGGCTGTGATCATGTAGACAAGGCGGGCCACTTTGCCAAGTTTTATCTGAAAGCCCCTTACGCTTCTTCCCTGTTCTAGGTCTCTTACTTCGAAATTGGACATGTTGGAATAGACGCCGACCTGAAGATCTTGAGGTTTTGTAAGGACAAACTGGTGCTTTCCCCAGAGCTGTAGGATGACAGGTGGAGTAGACTGTGAGTGCTTTTTTACATCACTCACCAATAATGTCTTCGGGGCGCAGTCGTGGCCAAATATAGAGACCACTGTTTTGAAGGATGGGTGGATGTGTTTTGGCCCATATACCCCAAGAGTAACTTTTTTTACGACGTGTTCCCAGACTGTGTTGTAAGGGGCCAACACTTGGGCTTGGGCAACCacagatacatacatacaagGCTCTAAATTGTCTAGAGTGACTTGGACCGTATCTCCATACATGTATGCATGTGGAATTGGGACATAAGGCCCTTCCTTGCAGTCGCTTCTCACACAAACCACCTCTGCCGTTTTGCGGCTCTCTATCTTCACCACGACAGATACCTTCATCTCTAAAGTGACAGGAGTCTTGGTCTCCAAGTTACTGAGTTTTACTTCCACCACTGGACTTACAGTTGTACATTTATCATTGTTAAGCTCTAATGGTGGGTCCAGCATGGCCCTCAAAGATATTTGTTGAGTATCACCTGATGCCACGTGGCCCTCGGGGACATATATACTGATACTACTGTTCGGTAGCTGCACCGCACCACCCGAGCTGTCCAGTTTACACACTATGTTGGTCTCAATGGGTTGGGTTTGCCCCCAGCCTGGGTTTTGACCTATGGAGTCCAGATCATGGCAAGATCTTGTCAGTTTACGGTGATTTAACCATGCCGTTTTGAAATCCTCTATACTCTGAAAATGCtcaggtttaggtgatttcatgCCACCAAAGAAACTGAAAGAAGATTGAGATCCATCAGTCTGGGACTGAAGGATTGATAGTTCTGACATGCTATAGCAACGCTTGCTCCGTAAAAATGGGTTGTCTCTGCGAAACTTCTGGCCAGCCCCTGAGCCGGAGTTAAATAGCCCACTTCCAATCCCATTATTGTTAATAGTGCTGTTGTTGTTTGAGATAGGAGGCGAGAGATTATCAAAACCCAACAGATTTGCTGACTTCTGGTTACCGTTTTGGTCAGGTGTGCTTTGAAGCCCACCATTCAGAAAGGGGTTAGTTGACAACCGCTTATTAATAAAAGGATTTCCATTTTGTGAACATGAATCTGTGGCTTTCGAGAGCCCTGTCCACTCCCCAGAGGTGTCCATTTCTTTCACCTCTTCTGAAGTATCTCCTAGGCTGTCAATCATGCCGCTATCGCTGAACGAGGAATCTCGACAGTTGACTGGCTGGACATAGGCAGCTGGGATGTAGCCCATCTCTTTACTGTTGTGTGCATACCACCACTCTCCACCAGATGTATCTATAACGTAAAGACAGTCTCCCTTAGAGAACTTCAGAGTGGTAAAGCTGGACGGACAGTAATCCTTGATGGCAATAACTTCCCTGACAGAGCTAAATGAGGCAGTGGCATCCAGTCGTAAGGCACTAGGTGTGGGCACTGTAAAATGAGGTAAATATGACAAAAAGTTTACAAACAATACAGTCATTTATCTGGTAGGTATGAGAAGAAAATTTGAACACCTGTAAGGGTGGCTTCTGAGACTCCTTCACTTATATCGATAAGCGCGCCCTCAGATTTGCATCGAGGCAGCGCAGTGCTGTGATTTGCTGTTCGAATGCGATGGGCAGCCATGGTGTGTGGTCCTACAGCACTCCAACTCTGATCTCAGCTTTTCTCTGACATGTTTTCCTCTGTCTGTGAGAGAGATTATTGGCCTTCCATAGTATCTGATGTAAAGAAAAGTGAGAAAGTGATAagaaatttaatatatatacagCCGCGGAAGTATATGTTGTTGGTAGTTGgcagaatgaaaaaaaaattacttaaacacATAGCTATAACTAGTACATTtagaaaaactgaaaataatcttgtagtggtctcttaatttttttatgctgCTGTATAAAggattcttaattttatgcaaaatccaatatccgtcgtgttattctgtcatcttttctcccttttcccccaaaacacaataaacgctagtccttctctgcagaatgcaattaatctgctcaacaaatcacagggcaccattccacgcattgtaaacagcAATTGCggtgcgttgaatacacacagaatcctagttttcctcatctactttatACTTCGTGgtcaacaaacaaaataatactttgatggcactgataaacctgtggtggttttctgtgacgggaaagaaacgtaagccatcaaaatctaataatttatgcAAAAGGCACTCGGGAAACTGAAaaaatgtcggctgttgcttgttctcccgacagcatcaagcttctgtcatgctaccACATTGACCCCACGGGATCTTACAAAAAACGTTACATTATATTACTcaaagccaacgaaaatcgagcaggacaaaaaacattttacagctgatcgctttcaaaaagttcagcaacaacgtcccaaggatgacagcagcaatgacagtgttcttaatatggtaagtgttttgattaatgccattaatgtttattttttattagtgtataccactagtcaactaaatgaatataacatggcaaaaatgaatgcacatttatgtatagattcaatagatttttagcattttgaaacaaaaaaattgtcatggatttattgcaattgaatttactgaaaaaaataatcagtttttataataaatatttgaaaatcaaattatggacttgaattttttaatgttattataacctaaagatgctttgtgaaagtttgtaacagaaaattgtgtttttcatcttgtcacttcttagtatagaaaacacgtttttaccgaaattagtcaaaactGATTTATTGccttttggaaccaaactcttcatatatatttacgtatacatttccatgtatttctATTAACATACAGAGGCCACACTTTGCCACTACATGCCTCCAAGTACAGTTAATAAGGTTTGAAATATGTATTCTTGTCCAGACACGTCTGTTTAATTCCTGACATCCTCTTACGCACAAAAGGAGAAAAATGCTGTGGAGAAAACAGGATTTCTTTCctggtttttttttaagtttagaaCAGATTTCAGCATGCTTTCTGTAAAGAcatttctgtaatgttttcaatgaTTGCAAAtctttttgcatctgaactgcTACAGCTATATCAGTTTGAGGATCAAACGGCTCTTGCTTTTAGATATCAAAAGTAGCATAGTGTTCGGGTGGAACTGGGAATCCTCTTAAGTCTGATCAGGAACTAAAAAGGCTCTCTAGCAATACACATCAGTGGTTTCCATGGCTACCACCTTAGGGAAAAAAGCACACACAGAGAAGCGCCTTCAGAGAAAATGCCCAGCTGTACTGGGAACGTGTCACATAAACAGACAATCAGACATGTTACAAAACTGCATGAACTAATGCAGTCCATCAGGTTATCATATCATTCAAGCAAATCACTGTTTTTGAGATCTTAAAACTCATATCTCAGTGAAGCCTTACTTTAAGTAAAAGAAAAAGCTATTAGGTTTAAGTAACCAAGAAAAACAATTCTTGAAGAGATACATCACTTTACCACCAAGCAACTGTGTAAAGCATTTCACAACAGAAAGAAACCAGATTTCACAGGATGTTGTTTTGTTCATATATTATTTAAGCATCTAGAGTTTTTGCTTGAAATTcaattgtgaccctgtctgtgaaatccagggcAAAGTCTCATAACCTAATTATAAGATTAGGAGCACCAAAGTTTGATATATTTCATTGATTAGAATCTTTTATATGACCTTACtgagtcagtattaaagattgtatggttatattttcacacactggTTTTTACATtatgaatgattttatgtaataaaacagtaaatcacaaaaatgaccagctatgttttcacagactgggtcacaaataGAGACAGTAATTTGTAAACACAATTCATTTAGAGATTAGTTGATACAGAACTGAGCAAAATGTTCCAGAAAACAGGATAATAAAACAAGAAGTTGTGGACAAAATTTCTACAACAATTGACTTTacttgatttgattttatttgtttaaattgaaCAGTAATTTGTTTAATGTTTGAGATGAGGGTTAAGGGATCTGCTCTGTGAAAGACAGAACATGTTCCACCTTTTGTTTTGAAAACAGAGGAAATGCCTGTGAAATAAGGATGTGCTGCATTTCCCTAAACTCCTGTTTCACAATCTTATCAAACTATCAACTTCTGAAAATCTCTGTGGATATAGTGCAAAATGGGAAATGCTTTTTGACATGCATGCAACTTGCCCATAAAACTGAATGTTAGTCATATTCTTTATATTGTATACAATATTTGAACAATATATAATActtattaaatgtataaatacaattaaatgtgATATTGTATCCTgtttaaatcaaataatttaaaaagtgttaaaaagaAATCAGATTTTCCTCAAAATATGTATATTAACTGAAAGAATTTTCCACGTATTTCAAAATATGAGAAATGAAAAACATTCATatcgtttaaattaaacatgatGTAGCACGAGTATATGTTACTTGGAGCTTTTGAGGGAATGTTTGAGCAGATAGTCCTACTGATAACATTTACACtcgttacaaaaaaaatcacatggaGGATCAGAAATCTGTAAATTTCGTGCCAGATATGTGAAACTATACTGTCAAGGTTGTTAAAGACCTTTTGTAAGATTGTGAGATAGAGGGTCGTTCACTGTCTCAGAGAGTAAATTTACCGTCTTCATTATGTAAGGCAAGTAACTGTCTCCACCAGCGAGGTGGGTGTACCTCCGACAAGTTGAAACGGATTGTGAAAACATCGAGAAGCAGAAATTTAAAAAGCTATCACAGTGACAAGGACCACTCTTTGCAAGtgtcaaacaaaataaaataaaaaatcaacacGATTGTAAAAGTGTCAGAAAACAACATGCAAGTTCGGGAAAGTGCGAGCTGAAAGGTGGGAGGAGACGCGATCCTACATCAAAAATTGATAACGTTATAAACCTAAGGAAGAAATAAAGGAAAAAGTGTGTAAATGATAACTTACTCACTTTATCCAGGTGCAGTACAGTCACTTCGTGCACGAGAGATTCACCGTTATATGCATCTTCTGTTGTGAGCGCGCGCGTCTGTCTGTTTAGCGATTCACTTCACAGCGTGGCGTCATCCGCCGGGAGGAGTTCAGGAAATCAAGATGGACAAACCCTGTTACTGTACTTTCTACAGCTttataaacaaattaatttttaaaaccaaataaaataataaatacactaATTTCTAAAAACTGCTAACACGTTggaatgtttgttttagttgtacgTATTTTATTTAGCTTTTATTTAGCTtagatttgatttgattttcacTAGGATTACACATTAGACTAACCATTAAAAAGGTCATGTAGTTATGTGCTTAATAAATTATTTGCTATCTCCCATCCCATGTAGTGTTCAtggtaaatatttttattttagtttcatGCATTTCATTTAGTCGAACAATGTTCAACTTTATTATACTAATCAATAAAAAGAGTAATTTAATCATGTGAGCTTTAAGAAATTCAACTAGTCATAGTAAGTTCAGCCCTTTTGTGCTGTTTAACGTTACATATCTGGCGACCTCTGGTGGGATACGAAAAATAACGTTTTGTTAcagggggtggtttcccggacagggattagactagtcctaga
This genomic interval from Misgurnus anguillicaudatus chromosome 17, ASM2758022v2, whole genome shotgun sequence contains the following:
- the sh3bp4 gene encoding SH3 domain-binding protein 4, translating into MAAHRIRTANHSTALPRCKSEGALIDISEGVSEATLTVPTPSALRLDATASFSSVREVIAIKDYCPSSFTTLKFSKGDCLYVIDTSGGEWWYAHNSKEMGYIPAAYVQPVNCRDSSFSDSGMIDSLGDTSEEVKEMDTSGEWTGLSKATDSCSQNGNPFINKRLSTNPFLNGGLQSTPDQNGNQKSANLLGFDNLSPPISNNNSTINNNGIGSGLFNSGSGAGQKFRRDNPFLRSKRCYSMSELSILQSQTDGSQSSFSFFGGMKSPKPEHFQSIEDFKTAWLNHRKLTRSCHDLDSIGQNPGWGQTQPIETNIVCKLDSSGGAVQLPNSSISIYVPEGHVASGDTQQISLRAMLDPPLELNNDKCTTVSPVVEVKLSNLETKTPVTLEMKVSVVVKIESRKTAEVVCVRSDCKEGPYVPIPHAYMYGDTVQVTLDNLEPCMYVSVVAQAQVLAPYNTVWEHVVKKVTLGVYGPKHIHPSFKTVVSIFGHDCAPKTLLVSDVKKHSQSTPPVILQLWGKHQFVLTKPQDLQVGVYSNMSNFEVRDLEQGRSVRGFQIKLGKVARLVYMITARDSDEISDFTLRIQVKDDNDCILAQFCVQTPPPLPKTSTGSSVQRRFLKKKEANKIVLSPLAVTTKYPVFQDRLVKNLKFAKLLKTVIRQSKSQYLLEYLKGDIITLLSEEKIKLKGHLWNKDWYIGFYHGRIGLVHAKNILIMGKVKPPQCKGPDLTTTILLEQMLKPCMCLTYIYASVRTILMENVASWRAFADALGYVNLPLTHFCRTEPDSEPEKVASVLERLKEDCNAAEGKERKSFQKELMKALLKMDCQGLVARLTMDFVLLTTAVEVAGRWRELAERLAKVSRQQMDAYEAPHRDSEGQLESEAMWKPAYDFLVTWAAQIGDSYRDVIQELHTGLDKMKNPITKRWRHITGSLILVNSLDLLRSSAFSTSPQDDCAI